A single window of Desulfovibrio sp. G11 DNA harbors:
- a CDS encoding class I SAM-dependent methyltransferase, which produces MGTVDEKQQKQREYWNARSRTFPRFEEGDDNYEAGMLRHAAENGVDFNGKRILDVGCGSGMYTLRLARMAGSVTAVDVADEMLRLLREDAAAMGITNITTVCSGWDDFSSDDYFDIVFASMTPAIESDESREKLMQYATGQVVFMGFSDRMLSDVMQGLHEHYGITPKIFNNAQEMRAWLDDKGVPYTAIPVKGQWVVAKSREELVDSCVTTLRDYGAEPDPHLVEAHVEAFKDENGQYVERTDYVIEMIIWQKR; this is translated from the coding sequence ATGGGAACTGTAGACGAAAAACAGCAGAAGCAGCGTGAATACTGGAACGCCCGGTCACGCACCTTTCCGCGCTTTGAAGAAGGCGACGACAATTACGAAGCGGGCATGCTGCGCCATGCCGCGGAAAATGGTGTGGACTTCAACGGTAAGCGCATACTGGACGTGGGCTGCGGTAGTGGCATGTACACCCTGCGCCTGGCGCGCATGGCCGGATCTGTCACTGCTGTGGACGTGGCCGATGAAATGCTGCGCCTGCTGCGCGAAGACGCCGCCGCAATGGGCATCACCAACATTACCACCGTATGCTCCGGCTGGGATGATTTTTCCTCAGACGACTACTTTGACATTGTTTTTGCCTCAATGACGCCGGCCATCGAAAGCGATGAAAGCAGAGAAAAGCTTATGCAGTATGCCACCGGCCAGGTGGTTTTTATGGGCTTTTCAGACCGCATGCTTTCCGATGTCATGCAGGGCTTGCACGAACACTACGGTATTACTCCAAAAATTTTCAACAATGCCCAGGAGATGCGTGCATGGCTTGACGACAAGGGCGTACCGTATACGGCTATCCCGGTCAAAGGCCAGTGGGTAGTGGCAAAAAGCCGGGAAGAACTGGTGGACTCCTGCGTCACCACCCTGCGCGACTACGGCGCGGAGCCGGACCCGCACCTTGTAGAAGCTCACGTGGAGGCATTCAAAGACGAAAACGGTCAGTATGTGGAACGCACAGACTATGTCATCGAGATGATCATATGGCAAAAGCGCTGA
- a CDS encoding TonB-dependent receptor plug domain-containing protein — protein sequence MKLILCLCLLAVTAFPQAGHAAGSDNLMQDVFVLDPVKVTRRMEEDRLDRTTAIVVEKNRSNNVADYLVRDPEISFKRKAAMGDSSDIISIRGMESKRIMLNLDGRNISSTGMSGGNYIDFGTIPLDNIERIEVIKGGSSVEYGNNALGGVINAYTRRPTEQPYFSVYATMGGWKDFYDFHNVRGSYAQKFNAIGLSVGLSHQHADPFFRNNDYDSFHFNPKLYVDLPWRAELTLGYNYSQTRRGLIRTNRNDGNPTSDSNPDLPGFDSPIDSNYPTASGESFAGGSPTPSMTVIGDGAHWTKYRHLMDFTYRQEFLETAYFELSGFKNSENRREKNYADIDARMQIKKGPDGFDPSKTKNGDLVLDRNVIVDNTHGFKFKTGATIHGHELMTGVEYKRLTPGPITVEYVDKNYNKAGPNKWTGKMESSEAGAPATVVGAFLADKFSLTDSLHLDIGLRYDSFSYSPDGQDRNYFGSQLSPKAMITYEFTENQSASLALYQNYRTPTIPELYWNSQSSSRDNTVNVPYLVGKDIKPETARGIDAAYKYSFGGKGFLKLSGFYYNIQDYIVHKPVYVNRPQSYQAWAAYNIDAEIYGATLSGSYDVLDNVTVKAAVTRQDSKKSNDPADPGGVMEKLEYIPDWKGTLGTTWKINEQFTLDTVLTYVGERSYYVNTAQLRKGTLHDYATLGASLSYKVDEHLTLEAYADNITNTQYEEAWGYPALGFNAGVSIKWEL from the coding sequence ATGAAACTCATCCTTTGCCTGTGCCTGCTGGCTGTGACGGCCTTTCCCCAGGCAGGCCACGCAGCCGGTTCCGACAATCTCATGCAGGACGTCTTTGTTCTGGACCCGGTAAAAGTCACCAGGCGTATGGAAGAAGACAGGCTGGACAGAACCACCGCCATCGTGGTGGAAAAAAACCGCAGCAACAACGTGGCCGACTACCTGGTGCGCGACCCTGAAATTTCTTTCAAGCGCAAGGCCGCCATGGGAGACAGCAGCGACATCATTTCCATACGCGGCATGGAATCCAAAAGGATCATGCTCAACCTTGACGGCCGCAACATCAGTTCTACCGGCATGTCCGGCGGCAACTATATCGACTTCGGCACCATTCCACTGGACAATATCGAGCGGATCGAAGTGATCAAAGGCGGCAGTTCGGTTGAATACGGCAACAACGCCCTGGGCGGCGTCATCAATGCCTATACCCGCCGCCCCACAGAGCAGCCCTACTTCAGCGTTTACGCCACCATGGGCGGCTGGAAGGATTTTTATGACTTTCATAACGTGCGCGGCAGCTATGCCCAGAAATTCAACGCCATCGGCCTGAGTGTGGGGTTGAGCCATCAGCACGCCGACCCTTTTTTTCGCAACAACGACTATGATTCCTTTCACTTCAATCCCAAACTGTACGTAGACCTGCCCTGGCGGGCCGAGCTTACCCTGGGCTACAATTACAGCCAGACCCGGCGCGGGCTTATCCGCACCAACAGAAACGACGGCAACCCCACCAGCGACTCCAATCCGGACCTGCCCGGCTTTGATTCTCCCATAGACTCCAACTATCCCACAGCCAGCGGCGAAAGCTTTGCCGGGGGATCCCCCACGCCCTCGATGACCGTTATTGGCGACGGCGCGCACTGGACCAAATACCGCCATCTGATGGACTTCACCTACCGGCAGGAATTTCTGGAGACAGCCTACTTTGAGCTTTCCGGCTTCAAGAACAGCGAAAACCGCCGTGAAAAAAACTATGCGGATATTGACGCCCGCATGCAGATTAAAAAAGGCCCGGACGGCTTCGATCCGTCCAAAACAAAAAACGGCGATCTCGTCTTGGACCGCAATGTCATTGTAGACAATACTCACGGCTTCAAGTTCAAGACAGGAGCCACCATTCACGGCCACGAGCTTATGACCGGCGTGGAGTACAAAAGACTGACCCCCGGTCCCATTACAGTGGAATATGTGGATAAAAACTACAACAAGGCCGGACCAAACAAGTGGACGGGAAAAATGGAATCCTCCGAAGCGGGCGCGCCGGCCACGGTAGTGGGGGCGTTTCTGGCCGACAAGTTTTCCCTTACCGACAGCCTGCATCTGGATATCGGCCTGCGCTACGACAGCTTCAGCTACAGCCCCGACGGCCAGGACAGAAACTATTTCGGCTCGCAGCTTTCCCCCAAGGCCATGATCACCTACGAGTTTACCGAAAACCAGTCCGCTTCCCTGGCCCTGTACCAGAACTACAGAACCCCCACCATTCCCGAACTGTACTGGAATTCGCAGTCATCATCACGGGACAATACCGTCAATGTACCCTATCTTGTGGGCAAGGACATAAAACCAGAAACGGCCCGCGGCATTGACGCCGCCTACAAATACAGCTTCGGCGGCAAGGGTTTTCTCAAGCTTTCCGGCTTTTACTACAATATTCAGGATTATATCGTCCACAAGCCCGTCTACGTAAACAGGCCGCAAAGCTATCAGGCATGGGCCGCCTATAATATTGACGCCGAAATATACGGCGCTACGCTGAGCGGCAGCTATGACGTGCTGGACAATGTTACGGTAAAGGCCGCCGTGACCAGACAGGACAGCAAAAAGTCCAATGACCCCGCCGACCCCGGGGGAGTGATGGAAAAGCTGGAGTATATTCCCGACTGGAAAGGAACCCTGGGAACCACCTGGAAAATCAATGAGCAGTTCACTCTTGACACTGTGCTGACCTATGTGGGCGAGCGCAGTTATTACGTCAACACGGCCCAACTGCGTAAGGGCACCCTGCACGACTACGCCACCCTGGGAGCAAGCCTCAGCTACAAGGTGGACGAACATCTGACCCTTGAAGCCTATGCGGACAACATCACCAACACCCAGTATGAAGAAGCCTGGGGGTACCCGGCACTGGGATTCAACGCGGGAGTCAGCATCAAATGGGAACTGTAG
- a CDS encoding FmdE family protein, which produces MDQSASDRLNRAVAFHGHLCPGLVIGLRAVEAVMGHPVLGQAGYGKLVCITENDACGVDAIQCLLGCSAGKGNLVARPRGKHAYSFFDRESGTALRLCLRASKNGQTGREEWQQTLMDMPLETMFSASAPAYEAPERPRIFTSVPCETCGEGVAEPMLRFEDGKKVCLDCLRHYARRW; this is translated from the coding sequence ATGGACCAGTCAGCTTCAGACAGGCTTAACAGAGCCGTCGCCTTTCACGGCCACCTTTGTCCCGGACTTGTCATCGGCCTGCGCGCGGTGGAGGCTGTAATGGGCCACCCTGTGCTTGGGCAGGCCGGCTACGGCAAGCTCGTTTGCATCACAGAAAACGATGCCTGCGGCGTAGACGCCATTCAATGCCTGCTCGGCTGTTCCGCCGGCAAAGGCAATCTGGTTGCCCGCCCGCGCGGCAAGCACGCGTATTCTTTTTTCGACCGCGAAAGCGGCACGGCCCTGCGCCTGTGTCTGCGTGCGAGCAAAAACGGGCAGACCGGCAGAGAAGAATGGCAGCAAACCCTTATGGATATGCCGCTTGAAACAATGTTCAGCGCATCTGCCCCGGCATATGAAGCCCCTGAAAGACCGCGTATTTTCACTTCCGTACCTTGCGAGACATGCGGCGAAGGGGTGGCCGAACCCATGCTGCGTTTTGAGGACGGCAAAAAAGTCTGTCTGGACTGTCTGCGGCATTACGCCCGGCGCTGGTAG
- a CDS encoding DUF362 domain-containing protein, translating to MPAKVYFTDTHSRSHEESKMVKVARLCDALNLKKIIKKNELTAVKLHFGEYGNDTHLNPTLVRQVVDKITAAGGKPFLTDTTTLYSGSRHNAVDHLQTAYLNGFAPSVVGAPVIIADGLFGGNDAPVRINCKHFKEVHIATEIRNAPAMVVLSHFKGHQMAGFGGAVKNLAMGGASVRGKREQHATHVSINKDDCIGCAKCVHSCPQQALSMRDHKSHVETARCIGCFECMTVCPAKAIVIDWATEMEPFMERMTEYAYGTVKGRSRRVCYINFVLNVTPDCDCVAWSDMPLVPDVGILASTDPVALDQACLDLVSSAPSLCGSAQEKNGEQDKFTARWPHTRGGVQLQYGEEIGLGSRAYELIKL from the coding sequence ATGCCTGCCAAAGTATATTTTACCGATACACATTCCCGCTCACATGAAGAAAGCAAGATGGTCAAGGTCGCCCGCCTGTGCGATGCCCTTAACCTGAAAAAAATTATCAAAAAAAATGAACTGACTGCCGTCAAGCTGCATTTTGGAGAATACGGCAACGACACGCACCTGAACCCCACCCTGGTGCGGCAGGTGGTGGACAAGATCACCGCCGCCGGGGGCAAACCCTTTCTGACGGACACCACTACCCTGTACTCCGGCAGCAGACATAATGCGGTCGACCACCTGCAGACCGCCTATCTCAACGGCTTTGCTCCTTCGGTGGTGGGCGCTCCCGTTATTATTGCCGATGGCCTGTTCGGCGGCAACGACGCGCCGGTGCGCATCAACTGCAAACACTTCAAGGAAGTTCATATCGCCACTGAAATACGCAACGCGCCGGCTATGGTGGTACTCAGCCATTTCAAGGGGCATCAGATGGCTGGCTTTGGCGGAGCCGTCAAAAATCTGGCAATGGGAGGTGCATCTGTACGGGGTAAGCGGGAGCAGCACGCCACCCATGTGAGCATCAACAAAGACGACTGCATCGGCTGCGCCAAATGCGTGCATTCATGCCCGCAGCAGGCCCTGAGCATGCGCGACCATAAAAGCCATGTGGAAACGGCGCGATGTATCGGCTGCTTCGAATGCATGACAGTCTGCCCGGCCAAGGCCATTGTTATTGACTGGGCGACGGAAATGGAACCGTTTATGGAGCGCATGACCGAGTATGCCTATGGTACGGTCAAGGGCAGAAGCAGGCGCGTCTGCTATATCAATTTTGTGCTCAACGTAACGCCGGACTGCGACTGCGTGGCCTGGAGCGACATGCCGCTGGTGCCCGATGTGGGCATTCTGGCTTCCACAGATCCCGTAGCCCTGGACCAGGCGTGTCTTGACCTGGTCAGCAGCGCCCCCAGCCTGTGCGGCAGCGCGCAGGAAAAAAACGGGGAACAGGACAAGTTCACCGCGCGCTGGCCCCATACACGCGGGGGCGTTCAACTGCAGTATGGCGAAGAAATCGGGCTGGGCAGCCGGGCCTACGAACTCATAAAACTGTAA
- the upp gene encoding uracil phosphoribosyltransferase, with translation MAVYVVDHPLVRHKIGILRMESTSTSEFRSVSNEVARLLIYEATKGFRTEKHTVQGWAGPVEIEAISGKKVTVVPILRAGLGLMDGVLDMIPGAKISVVGLYRNEETLEPVEYYVKLASDMDQRLAIILDPMLATGGSLIATIELLKRHGCRQICSLNLVCAPEGIAKVEAAHPDVDIYTAAIDDHLNEQGYIIPGLGDAGDRIFGTK, from the coding sequence ATGGCCGTTTATGTTGTAGATCATCCCCTTGTGCGCCACAAGATTGGTATTTTGCGTATGGAGTCCACCTCCACCAGCGAATTTCGCAGCGTCTCCAACGAAGTGGCCCGCCTGCTTATTTATGAGGCTACCAAGGGGTTTCGTACCGAAAAGCATACTGTGCAGGGTTGGGCCGGCCCTGTGGAAATTGAAGCTATTTCCGGCAAAAAAGTTACGGTCGTTCCCATTTTGCGCGCCGGTCTGGGGCTTATGGATGGCGTGCTGGACATGATCCCTGGTGCCAAGATCAGCGTTGTGGGACTGTATCGCAACGAGGAAACTCTGGAGCCTGTAGAGTATTACGTCAAGCTTGCCAGCGATATGGACCAGCGCCTTGCCATCATTCTTGATCCCATGCTGGCCACGGGGGGGTCGCTTATCGCCACCATCGAGCTTCTGAAGCGTCACGGCTGCCGCCAGATATGCAGCCTCAATCTTGTATGCGCGCCCGAGGGCATTGCCAAGGTGGAGGCGGCGCATCCTGATGTGGACATATATACCGCCGCCATTGATGATCACCTCAATGAGCAGGGATATATCATTCCCGGCCTTGGCGATGCCGGAGATCGCATTTTCGGTACCAAATAG
- a CDS encoding uracil-xanthine permease family protein, whose amino-acid sequence MSLSGSRREFAPTDYNLRFRDCLIGAQMLFVAFGALVLVPILTGLDSNVALFTAGVGTLLFQICTRGKVPIFLASSFAFIAPIIYGVQTWGVAQTLGGLVCSGFVYFILSGLIRWRGIDVVLRVLPPVVTGPVIMVIGLILAPVAVNMALGKTGDGAVQLIPEEMALWVSMTSLLVTVLVSLLGRGFLRLMPILCGITAGFLVSLYLGLGDWTKVAATPWMSLPQFTFPEFAWEPILFIMPITLAPAIEHFGDVVAISSITGRDYLKDPGVHTTMFGDGVATMAAGFVGGPPCTTYAEVIGAVSLTRVFNPAIMTWAALCAILLSFVSKIGAFLSSIPVPVMGGIMILLFGAIMVVGLNTLVRAGKDLMEPRNMIIVALIIIFGVGGMQFSIGSFKLGGIGLAAVTGVALNLFLPRSRS is encoded by the coding sequence ATGAGCTTGAGCGGCTCGCGGCGGGAATTTGCGCCCACCGACTACAATCTGCGCTTCAGGGATTGCCTGATCGGCGCGCAGATGCTTTTTGTGGCCTTTGGCGCACTGGTGCTGGTGCCCATACTTACCGGCCTGGACAGCAACGTGGCCCTGTTTACCGCAGGGGTGGGGACTCTGCTTTTTCAGATATGTACCAGGGGCAAGGTGCCGATCTTTCTGGCATCGTCCTTTGCCTTTATCGCCCCCATCATTTACGGAGTACAGACCTGGGGTGTCGCCCAGACCCTGGGCGGGCTGGTTTGTTCCGGCTTTGTCTACTTTATTCTGAGCGGCCTTATCCGCTGGCGCGGCATTGATGTGGTGTTGCGTGTGCTGCCCCCGGTGGTGACCGGCCCTGTTATTATGGTCATCGGCCTTATTCTGGCTCCGGTGGCGGTGAACATGGCCCTTGGCAAAACCGGCGATGGCGCTGTGCAGCTGATTCCCGAAGAAATGGCCCTGTGGGTTTCGATGACTTCGCTTCTGGTTACGGTGCTGGTTTCGCTTCTGGGGCGGGGTTTTTTACGGCTCATGCCCATATTGTGCGGTATAACGGCGGGCTTTCTGGTTTCGTTGTATCTGGGGCTCGGCGACTGGACAAAGGTTGCGGCCACACCCTGGATGAGCCTGCCGCAGTTTACCTTTCCGGAATTTGCCTGGGAACCCATACTCTTTATCATGCCCATAACCCTTGCACCGGCCATTGAGCATTTTGGTGATGTGGTCGCCATAAGTTCCATCACCGGGCGCGATTATCTCAAAGACCCGGGCGTGCACACCACCATGTTTGGCGACGGCGTTGCCACCATGGCCGCAGGTTTTGTGGGTGGCCCGCCCTGTACCACCTATGCCGAGGTTATCGGCGCGGTGAGCCTGACCCGTGTGTTCAATCCGGCGATCATGACCTGGGCGGCCTTGTGCGCCATTTTGCTGTCTTTCGTGTCCAAGATCGGGGCTTTTTTGTCGTCCATCCCTGTTCCCGTCATGGGCGGCATAATGATCCTGCTTTTCGGGGCCATCATGGTGGTCGGGCTGAATACTCTGGTACGTGCCGGAAAAGACCTGATGGAGCCGAGAAATATGATTATCGTGGCTCTCATCATTATTTTCGGTGTGGGTGGAATGCAGTTCAGTATCGGCTCTTTCAAGCTCGGCGGCATAGGTCTTGCCGCAGTGACGGGCGTGGCGCTCAACCTCTTTTTACCGCGCAGTCGCAGTTGA
- a CDS encoding HlyD family secretion protein, with protein sequence MSEALYIEMPTRKSGKKSLWLRLLPLWALVLLLLGGIWLWLAQGRIVSAHAFLDAMIHVVAPEFSAPVEGFFVREGDSVRRGQPLLRLNARVYHDRLAEAGREGAALRGMAGQASGPPTMEEAAARLKVAQEAEQDMVRRLALARNEEDARLRLQQDSVALHVRLQLDLRSLDAQGGEQTAGKSRYAAAVKSEAQARRQMELSRVEYEEASRMRAALEQELGRIRQEMLRYKQMASRQRYAPVPSARLEEARKEQDGTSVDASLYAPVDGRVLRITGAAGQMARSGEALVLLLPEGAAVSENYWLLAYFAQDRAGAILPGQPCRIELEDGQALRGTVQEVLAPQVLPGGKQEKPDGTKVEGKISAALYTPVRISIEPGDKALPLPGTQAKGVVFTRNIWGFYGF encoded by the coding sequence ATGTCTGAAGCCCTGTATATTGAAATGCCCACGCGAAAAAGCGGGAAAAAATCCCTGTGGCTGCGTCTTCTGCCGCTATGGGCGCTTGTACTGCTTCTTTTGGGGGGGATCTGGCTGTGGTTGGCTCAGGGCCGCATCGTCAGCGCGCATGCCTTTCTCGATGCCATGATACATGTGGTCGCACCGGAATTTTCCGCGCCCGTGGAAGGTTTCTTTGTGCGTGAGGGTGACAGTGTGCGTCGTGGGCAGCCCCTGTTGCGGCTGAATGCCCGCGTCTATCATGACCGCCTTGCCGAGGCCGGCCGCGAAGGTGCAGCCTTGCGTGGCATGGCCGGGCAGGCTTCCGGGCCGCCAACTATGGAAGAAGCCGCTGCGCGCCTTAAAGTTGCGCAGGAGGCAGAGCAGGATATGGTGCGCCGTCTGGCCCTGGCGCGTAATGAAGAGGATGCCAGGCTGCGTCTGCAGCAGGACAGCGTGGCCCTGCATGTGCGCCTGCAGCTGGATTTGCGCTCACTTGACGCCCAGGGAGGCGAACAGACGGCGGGAAAAAGCAGGTATGCCGCAGCCGTAAAATCCGAAGCGCAGGCGCGCAGGCAGATGGAGCTGTCCCGGGTGGAGTACGAAGAAGCCAGCCGCATGCGCGCTGCCCTGGAACAGGAGTTGGGGCGCATACGGCAGGAAATGCTGCGTTACAAGCAGATGGCTTCACGTCAGCGCTATGCGCCGGTGCCTTCAGCCAGGCTTGAGGAGGCGCGGAAGGAGCAGGATGGCACTTCGGTAGATGCCAGCCTGTATGCGCCCGTTGACGGACGTGTGCTGCGCATTACAGGTGCTGCAGGGCAGATGGCGCGAAGCGGCGAAGCTCTTGTGCTGCTTTTGCCGGAGGGAGCAGCCGTGTCAGAGAATTACTGGCTGCTGGCGTATTTCGCGCAAGACAGGGCCGGGGCCATACTGCCGGGCCAACCTTGCCGGATTGAGCTGGAAGACGGTCAGGCCCTGCGCGGAACGGTGCAGGAAGTGCTTGCGCCACAGGTTCTGCCCGGTGGTAAACAGGAGAAACCGGACGGCACAAAGGTGGAAGGCAAGATCTCTGCGGCACTGTATACGCCGGTACGCATCAGCATCGAGCCGGGCGATAAAGCACTGCCACTGCCCGGCACACAGGCTAAAGGTGTAGTGTTTACACGTAATATATGGGGATTTTACGGATTTTAA
- a CDS encoding YcaO-like family protein, translated as MNTHLPRIQLAPCPKGYTRDLDKTMSPPQTIARVRQRLTVADLDILASTRRVDVDRLGIPVFLSICGADARRIMPTRKQMGKGSSPEQAEASALMELMERYAFFSFWQKRPHMERATWSEAEERFGSALIPLAEMLRSVNEELDENKARRVLNLISWSFYPATRLPDETTAWLPLDWFKLLGEFNGTSAGNSPEESLLQGLSELIERHVCCLVDRDRSGTPTIDPTTCQDPVLRQLTEAFAKEGVHLVLKDFSLGMPLPTVAAIAWDPATLGKSSEIVFTAGTAASPAKAAIRAVTEVAQLAGDFCTNACYEASGLPKFNTLEEAAWLLDGPTVSLESLPTVENSDIRQELLAALEGIRPLTMYAVETTHPHLGIPAHYNIIPGMAFRERDRNQSLGLFVGRKLVEEADAPTALEGLRVLEQCYPGAHFLPFFHGMLALRAEDWDSARAFFDQALPLQPDTDAQALAAFYLGYTDTLQGHWAESIPALAEAVKLCPDMKEYGNLLGVARFKTGDYAAAAEAFAAVLRVDKGSAMDLANLGLCEKFMGKNEDARRHLTAALELDPNLDFARQHLAQMDAQG; from the coding sequence ATGAACACGCATCTTCCCCGCATACAGCTGGCCCCCTGTCCCAAGGGCTACACCCGTGATCTGGACAAAACCATGAGCCCGCCGCAAACCATCGCCCGTGTGCGCCAGCGGCTGACAGTGGCCGACCTGGACATCCTTGCCAGCACCAGAAGGGTGGACGTGGACCGGTTGGGCATTCCCGTTTTTCTCAGCATATGCGGGGCTGATGCCCGACGCATCATGCCCACGCGCAAGCAGATGGGCAAAGGCTCGTCTCCTGAGCAGGCCGAAGCATCTGCCCTTATGGAGCTTATGGAGCGCTACGCATTTTTCAGCTTTTGGCAGAAGCGGCCCCATATGGAACGGGCCACGTGGAGCGAAGCCGAAGAGCGCTTCGGCAGCGCCCTGATTCCGCTTGCCGAAATGCTGCGCTCAGTCAATGAAGAACTTGATGAAAACAAGGCCCGCCGTGTACTTAACCTTATAAGCTGGAGCTTTTACCCGGCAACGCGCCTGCCCGATGAAACCACGGCATGGCTGCCGCTGGACTGGTTCAAGCTGCTGGGCGAATTCAACGGCACTTCTGCGGGTAACAGCCCTGAAGAATCTCTTCTTCAGGGGTTGAGCGAACTTATTGAGCGCCACGTATGCTGCCTTGTTGACCGTGATCGTTCGGGCACCCCCACCATTGATCCCACCACCTGCCAGGATCCGGTGCTTCGCCAGTTGACTGAAGCCTTTGCCAAAGAAGGCGTCCATCTGGTGCTCAAGGATTTTTCCCTCGGCATGCCCCTGCCCACAGTGGCTGCCATCGCGTGGGATCCGGCCACCCTCGGGAAAAGTTCTGAAATCGTGTTTACTGCGGGTACGGCAGCGTCGCCAGCCAAGGCGGCCATCCGCGCGGTAACCGAAGTTGCCCAGCTGGCTGGAGATTTTTGCACCAATGCCTGTTACGAGGCATCCGGCCTGCCCAAGTTCAACACCCTTGAAGAGGCCGCATGGCTGCTTGACGGCCCCACCGTGAGCCTGGAAAGCCTGCCCACAGTGGAAAACAGCGATATCAGGCAGGAGCTGCTCGCCGCCCTTGAAGGCATTCGCCCGCTGACCATGTACGCGGTGGAAACCACCCATCCACACCTGGGCATTCCGGCCCATTACAATATCATACCCGGCATGGCTTTCAGAGAGCGTGACCGCAACCAGAGCCTGGGGCTTTTTGTCGGCCGCAAGCTGGTGGAAGAAGCTGACGCCCCTACCGCCCTCGAGGGCCTGCGTGTGCTTGAGCAATGCTACCCCGGTGCGCATTTTCTCCCCTTTTTTCACGGCATGCTGGCCTTGCGGGCAGAAGACTGGGACAGCGCCCGCGCCTTTTTCGACCAGGCCCTGCCCCTGCAGCCGGATACCGATGCCCAGGCTCTGGCAGCCTTTTACCTGGGATATACCGACACCCTTCAGGGGCATTGGGCCGAATCCATACCGGCCCTGGCCGAAGCTGTGAAACTGTGCCCTGACATGAAGGAATACGGCAATCTGCTTGGCGTGGCGCGCTTTAAAACCGGCGATTACGCGGCAGCGGCAGAGGCCTTTGCCGCAGTCCTGCGCGTAGACAAGGGTTCGGCCATGGACCTCGCCAATCTGGGCCTGTGCGAAAAGTTTATGGGCAAGAATGAGGATGCCCGCCGCCATCTGACGGCGGCTCTGGAGCTGGACCCCAACCTGGATTTTGCCCGTCAGCATCTGGCGCAGATGGACGCACAGGGGTAA
- a CDS encoding class I SAM-dependent methyltransferase — protein MPTSTEELDNILAVIRADFDVDFEPLQVDENPLHILSINNMQSHLDRLLQKRAIRDPLKDLPLWAKVWPGSFVLGRLLRKYEPQGKSLLELGAGCGVLSLVAARYGFTRVVVSDVVDEALCFAKANVLRNNLQDIIEVARVDVTTPGRDPRFAGGFDLMAASEILYLDALHRPLVKFVDRHLAPGGKALFCTDMARAKPHFAKLAAKTFKVTEGRIGVKTNDDNGEEQRRIYSILILERP, from the coding sequence ATGCCAACAAGCACGGAAGAACTCGACAATATTCTCGCCGTGATCCGCGCCGATTTTGATGTGGATTTCGAGCCGTTGCAGGTTGATGAAAATCCCCTGCACATTTTATCCATCAACAACATGCAGTCGCATCTGGACAGGCTGCTGCAGAAACGTGCCATCCGTGATCCGCTCAAAGACCTGCCCCTGTGGGCCAAGGTCTGGCCCGGTTCATTTGTGCTTGGCCGCCTGCTGCGCAAATATGAACCACAGGGTAAAAGCCTGCTGGAACTGGGCGCGGGCTGTGGCGTGCTCAGTCTTGTGGCCGCCCGTTACGGATTCACCCGCGTTGTGGTCAGCGACGTGGTGGACGAAGCCCTGTGCTTTGCCAAAGCCAACGTCCTGCGTAACAACCTTCAGGATATCATCGAGGTTGCCCGCGTTGATGTGACCACTCCGGGGCGCGATCCGCGCTTTGCCGGTGGGTTCGACCTTATGGCCGCCTCGGAAATTCTTTACCTTGACGCCCTGCACAGGCCTCTGGTGAAGTTTGTGGACCGTCACCTGGCCCCCGGGGGCAAGGCCCTGTTCTGCACCGACATGGCCCGCGCCAAGCCTCATTTTGCCAAGCTGGCGGCAAAAACATTCAAGGTTACCGAAGGCCGCATTGGCGTCAAAACCAACGACGACAATGGCGAAGAGCAACGCCGCATATACAGTATTCTGATTCTGGAGCGCCCATGA